GGGCCGAGGCCGTCGGCGAACCGGTCGAGGTCCTGCTTGACCCGCCCCAACTCGTCCTTGGCCGCGGTCAGATCGGTGCGCGCGCGGGCGGCGACCGACGCCTCCAGGTCGTCGCGGTCGAGGTCGTAGGAGTCGACGGCCTCGATGTAGCGGTGGCTCGCCTCGTCGATGCGGCGGCCCAGGGCGTCGAAGTCGGCGACGGCGCGGCGGGCGGCCGGCGAGTCGTCGACCGCGGTGATGGCCTCTATGGAGATGCGCAGATCGCGTTGGGCGGTGTCCAACTCGTAGAAGGCGGCGGCCGCCGCGTCCTTCGCGGCCTGGGCCTCGGCCCGCCGGTTCTCGGCGCCGCCGCCGCCGAACCAGCGCCGGGTGCCGCCGCCCGCGAACGCGCCGGGCAGGGCGAGGGTGACCAGCAGGGGCAGCGCGACGAGGGTGAGCGTGTCCCGGACGGGACGAGGTGCGCGCGGCTCCAACGGCGAGTTCGGCTCTCGTGGTGTCGCCGTCACATCCCTCTCCCGTGCTGTCGTCCGTCCCGGCGGGTGTCCTGCCATTCTCCCACCGGTGGTGAACGAACACACGGGCCGATCAGTTCGCGGTTCGCGCAGCGGCCTCCGCGCGCCGGGGCCTGCCGTCGGGCTCAGGTCGCCGCGCGCACCGTCACCCGGCCGTCCCGGGTGGTCGCGGTGACCGTGTGGGCGCTGTGTCCGTCGCGGGGCACGGAGACGTCCACCGAGCCGTCGTCGGTCCTGGTGGTGACCCGGTAGGTGGCGTGCGGCAGCGTCACGGTGACGGCGCCGTCGTCGCTGTCGGCGGAGACCCGGTCGGGCACCGCGGCGAACCGGAGGTCGATCGAGCCGTCCCGGGTGCGGGCGGCGACGCGCGGGGAGGAGCCGTCGGCGCGCACGCTGCCGTCGTCGCTGCGCAGGTCGAGCGGTCCCGTGGAGTCGCTGACGTCGACGGAGCCGTCCCGGGTGCGGACGCTCAGCGGACGGGTGAACCCCTGGGCCCGGACGCTCCCGTCGTCGCTGCCGACCGTGACGGCGACCCCGCGCGGCACCACGATCCGGTGCCTGGCCGCGCAGTCGGCGACGACCCCTGAGCACCGCGCCCGCAGCACCAGCCGGCCGTCCTTCATCGACCAGGTCGCCTTCGGGTCCGAGCCGAACACGACGGAGCCCTTGAACCACCGGGTGACCTCGACCTTCCCCGCCGGGGCAGCGTCGGTGGCGACGATCTCCAGCGCGGAGTCGTCCGAGTCGAAGGTGAGGGTCGTGCCGGTGAGCGCGAACGCGCGGTGGTCGGGGTCCTCGTCGTCGCTCGCGGAGGCCCCGCACGCGGTGCCGGCCCCCACGAGCAGCAGGACGGCACCGGCGGCGAGGGCCGCGCGGGCGGTGACGGAACGAGCCATGACGATCTCCCCCAGGGACAGGCTGTGCGGCTGCTGCGACGCCGTCGACGCTACGGACCTGGCACCGCCGACGACATCCGGGCCACCGGCGGATCGAGGGTGGGGAAAACCCCCGAACACCCCGCCACCGACCCCGATACGGTGTGCCGCGCCCGCGCCCCGGCAAGGTAGGCTGTCCACTCGACCTGGGCGCGGAGCCCGGTCCCGGGGTGCGTAGCTCAGGGGTAGAGCGCCTGCCTTACAAGCAGGATGTCGGCGGTTCGAAACCGTCCGCGCCCACAGCATCGAGCAAGCAGGTCAGAGCCTCGGCGGCACATTTCCGCCGGGGCTCTTTCCTTGCGCGCGGTGACCGCGGATCACCGGTACTCCCGCATCAGCCTGCGGAGCGCCGCCCCGGTCGGGCAGTCGTCGATCGTCGCCTCGTCCCGACAGGGCTCGCAGCCGGGGGCGTGCGCGTACAGCGCGGCCAGGGCGGCGCGGGGGATCTCCCCACGGTGGGCGCGCGGGTACCAGGTCACCGGTTGCCCGGCGCGGACGGTGTCACGGCGGCCCAGATCGACGGCACCGGTCGTGGTGAGGGGGATCCCGCTGAAGACGCAGCGGGCACCGGCGCGCTGCTGGTCGGTCAGCCGGTCGGGCGCCGGAACGTCGAGCAGGGCGAGCCCGCCGAGGACGTGGGTGCTCGTCGTGGTCTCGCCCATGGTCAGGCCTCCGAAGCGGTCGGGTCGATCCGTCTCACACGGGTGACCGTAGGGCCGACCGCGGGCGGGCAGGGGCACAGTTTGTGCCCTCAGCCGTCCAGCTCACGCCGCCAGCAGCCCCAGCTTCACCGCCAGTTCCGACGCCCTTCGACGCCGGGCCGGACTCTTCGCCTCCGTCTGCTCCCAGACGATCCTCTTCGCGTAGCCGTTGTAGCGGATCGTCTCGGGCGCGGCCTCGTGCGCCTGCGCCAGCGTCGCCAGCGCGACGTCCGGCTGCCCGTCGAGGTGGTAGCCGCGTGCCGCCTCGATCCGGTGCCGGGCCCGGCGCGGCCGTGACGGGATCACCAGGTTGTCCGCCGCCGCTGCCTGCCGCACCGACTCGCCGCCCTGGTGGAGCTCCACCGCCACGGTCACCGCGTGCGCGCCCATGATGGCCCGGCCGAAGCTGGTGACGGGGTGGTAGTAGCTGGGCGGCAGACGGTCCGCCATGGTCCGCGCCTCGTCCCAGTACCTCCACGCCGTGCCCGTCTCGCCGCGGCGGGCCGCCGTGTAGCCGGCCTCGAAGGTGAGGGCGCCGACGATGGCGAGGACGTCGTCGTCGGCGTCCGGCAGGAGCGGGGTCAGCAGCTCCAGGGTGCCGAGGTTGAGCGCGTCGGCCGCGTCATGGTGCGCGGGCCCGGCGTCACGGTGGGCCTGGACGGCCAGCCAGGCGGCGACGCCGAGGGTGTGCGGGTCCTCCGACTCCTGGGCGGCGACGAGCCCGCGTTCGGCGACGCGCCACAGCAGGGCGGCGTCGGGCTGGTAGGCGACGAAGAACTGCGACAGGGAGTACACCTCGGCGAGGCGGGCCTGGGCCGCGCGCCGGTCGGCTGCCGTGTCCGCCTGCCGGACGGCGAGTTGGGCGTCGCGGATCAGGTCCGGCAGCAGGGCGCCGATGACGTCGCGGTGGTGGGGCGCCGAGTGGCGGGCGGCCCACGCGCGCGCGAGGCGGGCGTCGAGGTGCTCGACGGGAGGCGCTTCGCGGGGATCGCTGAGGGTGAACGCGTCGACGGCGGCCTTGACGGCGGCGAGGCGTGGGTGGCCAGGGCCGGTGAACAGGTCGACGTGCACGGACTGGTCACCGGTGAGGTCGGCCAGGTCGCGGACGCGGAGGATCTCGGCGAAGCGGAGGATCACTTCCAGCTTCGGGGTCTTGAGACGTCCGGTCTCGACGGCCTTGAGCCAGGAGCCTGTGCGGCCCATGAGTCCGCCGAGCTGCTCGCGGGTCAGACCGCGGCGGGTGCGCAGGATCTGGAGCCGCTGGCCGAAGACGAGCGGGTCGGTGTACGGGTCGGGGGTGGCGTCAGATGGCACGGTCTCGCCCCAATCTCTGGACAGGTCGCACTGTCAGGTTAGGGGGCGGGGCCTTGTCCGTGGGCGGCCCGGGATCGGCCGGGCCCCTCACCGATCCCGTGAGGGGCCTTTTCCGTCGGCTCGTCGACGTTGGCTCGTCGACGTGTCCCGCGGGGCTCGGACGGTCAGCCCGTGCGGGTATCCGTGCGGGCCGGCTCCCGGGCGGCCGTCAGGAACTCGCGCAGGATGCGCTCCCCCGCCAGCACGCCGCGTTCCGGTAGCGCCGTCACGCCGGGGGCGGTCCACTCGGCCTCGGCGAGTTCGCCGTGGGCGGGGCGCCAGGCGCGGTCGGTGGCCGCCAGCAGGTCGGCGTCCAGGAGGGAGTCGCCCGCCGAGAGGGTGCGGTGGGCGCCGGTGCGCTCGGCGATCTCCCGCATCGCGGCGCTCTTCGTCAGCGGCTTCGGGACGGCGTAGATCTTGCGGCCCTGGAGGGACACCGACCAGCCGCGGCCGTCCGCCCACGCGGCGAGCTCCCCCACCCACTCCTCGGGGAGCAGTTCGCGCTCCACGACGAGGTACGCGAACAGGTCCTCGGCGACCCGCTGCTTGCGCACCCACGCCGGGTCGGCGGTGGCCAGCAGATGGTCCGTGACCTCCGCGAGCGGCGCGCACCTGGCGGCCAGCCGTGCGGTGACACCCGCGTGCCAGTCGGGGTCGGAGACGCCGTCCACCAGCAGGTGGCCGCCGTTCGCGCAGATCGCGTACCTCGGCTCGGGGCCCGGCAGGTTGATGCGCTGGTACTGCTTGCGGGTCCTGGTCGTGGTCGGCACGAAGACGGCCGCGTCGCCGAGTGCGCCCAGCAGGGCGGCCGACGTCTCCGTCATGAAGGACAGCGGTCTGCTCTCGTGCACCTCCACGCAGAGCAGCCGGGGCGCCCGCGCGTCCGGCATGGTCAGCGCGAGGGCCGCCGCCGAGTAGATGAGCGTGCGGTCGAGGTCGCTCGCCACCAGCACCGGCATCAGACCGCCACCGCCCTGCCGTCGGCGCCGGTCGCGCCGCGGGTGAACCG
The sequence above is a segment of the Streptomyces griseoviridis genome. Coding sequences within it:
- a CDS encoding DUF4097 family beta strand repeat-containing protein — protein: MARSVTARAALAAGAVLLLVGAGTACGASASDDEDPDHRAFALTGTTLTFDSDDSALEIVATDAAPAGKVEVTRWFKGSVVFGSDPKATWSMKDGRLVLRARCSGVVADCAARHRIVVPRGVAVTVGSDDGSVRAQGFTRPLSVRTRDGSVDVSDSTGPLDLRSDDGSVRADGSSPRVAARTRDGSIDLRFAAVPDRVSADSDDGAVTVTLPHATYRVTTRTDDGSVDVSVPRDGHSAHTVTATTRDGRVTVRAAT
- a CDS encoding helix-turn-helix domain-containing protein, with the protein product MPSDATPDPYTDPLVFGQRLQILRTRRGLTREQLGGLMGRTGSWLKAVETGRLKTPKLEVILRFAEILRVRDLADLTGDQSVHVDLFTGPGHPRLAAVKAAVDAFTLSDPREAPPVEHLDARLARAWAARHSAPHHRDVIGALLPDLIRDAQLAVRQADTAADRRAAQARLAEVYSLSQFFVAYQPDAALLWRVAERGLVAAQESEDPHTLGVAAWLAVQAHRDAGPAHHDAADALNLGTLELLTPLLPDADDDVLAIVGALTFEAGYTAARRGETGTAWRYWDEARTMADRLPPSYYHPVTSFGRAIMGAHAVTVAVELHQGGESVRQAAAADNLVIPSRPRRARHRIEAARGYHLDGQPDVALATLAQAHEAAPETIRYNGYAKRIVWEQTEAKSPARRRRASELAVKLGLLAA
- a CDS encoding HAD family hydrolase yields the protein MPVLVASDLDRTLIYSAAALALTMPDARAPRLLCVEVHESRPLSFMTETSAALLGALGDAAVFVPTTTRTRKQYQRINLPGPEPRYAICANGGHLLVDGVSDPDWHAGVTARLAARCAPLAEVTDHLLATADPAWVRKQRVAEDLFAYLVVERELLPEEWVGELAAWADGRGWSVSLQGRKIYAVPKPLTKSAAMREIAERTGAHRTLSAGDSLLDADLLAATDRAWRPAHGELAEAEWTAPGVTALPERGVLAGERILREFLTAAREPARTDTRTG